TCGGGACGATGGTCTCGCCCCAGAGCGCCGCAAGGGCGGCGAGTGCCTTTGCGAGACTCGGGGCACGAAGGCCGAAGCGGGTCTGGATCGGACACATGTAGACGCCACGGCAGATTCGCAGCATCCGGTCTGAACGGGCGAGATGGGATAGCGCCCGGGTCACTGCGGCCCGGTCGCCGAGGTGCAGGAGATCCGCCGCCTGTATCGGCGTGGCCTCCGGCTTGGCCTCGGCGTACTCCATGATCCGCTGGGGCAGGCTGTTCATCGCGTTCGCGTTCTCCGTCGCAAGTCAAAGCGGTCAACCCAATATAAGCGTCCGCCGGGAACGAGCGACCACGGGCGGGGTGTCGCACGGCCAAGTCCGACCCCGGACGCCCGCGCCGCCCGGGACCGAGAAAGAAAGGACCCCGCCTCCGCTGGTCCTCCGTCCAGATCCTCGCGGCGACATCGCCTCGTCGCGGGACCGGTCGCTCGATCAAGCATCCCCATCCCACCCTTGGAGCCCCGAATGCCGACCTGCGGGGGTGCTTCGCCGCCGCGTTGGCGGCGGCCTCCAACGACTCCCGGACAACATAGGACAACTATAGACACCATAGACACATAGGGGATTCCCTTTGGGTTGACGGTCAGGGAAAAAGTCCTTCAGCGTTGGGGGACACGATGACGTTCCAGCAGGAGTTTGACTCACGGGTGAACGCGTTCCTGAGCCAATCCGGTGTGAGCCCGACGGCCCTCGGCCTGAGGGCGGCGGGCGACCCGAATCTGATTCACGAGATCCGGGCCGGCCGCTCGCCGTCTCTGCGGATGGCGGACCGGGTGCTGGCATGCATCGCGGCCTGGGAGCGGGGTGCGGGCGGGGCACGGGCTCCGCCCGCAAGGTCCCGCGTGCCGGAATCCGCGAGACGGGCGAGGAGAACGAGAGAAGACAGAGCGATGACCAGGAAGCCGAAAGAGAAGAGGACGAGACCGACGACCCGATTGCTGCGGGTCTCGGAGGTGCAGGCGCTGACGGGTCTCGCTCGGAGCACGATCTACGCCTGGTCGGCCCAAGACCGCTTCCCCTCGCCGATCCGATTGAGCCCGCGCGCGGCGCGCTGGATCGAGGCGGATGTGAAGCAGTGGCTCCGTGAGTGGGTCGCGCGGGGCTAGGGCGATGCCGAAGCAGTCGCCCACCAACCAACACCAGAAAGGGAAACAGACGATGAAAACGTTGCTGACGACGATGCGGGCAGGGGCGTGGGCCGTGCTGCTCATGCTGACGCCCGGCGCGCTGATGGCGCAGGGCACGAGTCCGTGGGTGGACGCGGTGAACGAGCTACAGACGCAGTTCACGGGACCGATCGCGCGGGGTTTGTCGCTGATCGCGATCGTGGTGGGCGGGCTGATGTTCGCGTTCGGCGAGGGCGGGAGCAAGCGCACGCTGGCCGGGATCATCTTCGGGATCGGGATGGCCGTGGGTGCGGTGAACTTCCTCGGCTGGCTGTTCTGATGCGGGGAGTCACTCGCTGGGCCGGCTACGCGGCACTGAACCGTCCGCTCACCGTGCTGGGCGTGGAGCGGCGGCTGTTCCTGCTGGGCGCGACGCTCGCGGTCGCGGTGTGGAACGCGACGGCTTCGCTGGTGGCGGGCGGCGTGGTGTTCGCGGGTTGCTACGGCGCGGGCTGGCTCGCGGGCCGGCGGGACCCGGCCATGCTGGCCGTGCTGAGGACCGCCGCCCGTTATCCGGCGCGGATCGATCCGGGCAAGTGGGCGGACGAGCCGTGGCATCTCCGCATCCGGACGGACTCGAAGTGAGAGTCGCGGAGGAACGCCGGGCCTACGAGGCGGCGGGCTCGCTGGCCGAGGAGCTGCCCTACTGGGGCTGGCTCGACGATGGCTGCACCTGCCTGACCCGTTCGGGCGAATTGGTGGCGGCGGGCCGGATCCGGCCCGCTGTCACGGACGGCCGCACGCCCGAACAGGTCGACCGGGTGCTCGGTCTTTGGCAGCGGTTGATGTCGGGCCTGAGTTCCGACACGCGCCTCCAGTTCCACATGCTCCGGCGCCCCGGCCTCGCCGAGGGTCCGGACGACGGCGGCTCGGACATCGCGTCCCTGTCGGGGCGCAAGCGAAGCGCGTTCCTCGCCGGGCGCGTCCAGCGGCTCGAAGCTTTCGTGGTATGGTCACACGACCCGGGCCTCCGCCCGGCGGGCGGGGGTTCGGGGCCGGGACCGCTGTCGCGGTTCAAGCGGCTCCGAAAGCGCGGCGGCAAGACGGCCACATCCTACCTGGCCTCGGAGATCGAGGCGGCCGCGGGCCGGTTCCGGGCGATGATCGACGCGGGCCGCTCGCTCGTGGCCGAGCACACGCCCGTCGAGATGCTGGGAGCCGTCGAGGCTTCCCGGCTTCTGTCCGAACTCGTCAACCGCCCCGGCACGTTCTGGGACGGCGCGACGGGCAGCGGCATGAACTGGCGGCTCGCGCTGTCGGAGCTGGAGGCGGAGCGGTCGCACCTTCGGCTCGACGGCGAGCCGGTGATCCTCTATTCGCTGCTGTCGCCGCCCGGGCAGGCGCACGCGAACCTGCTCCGGGACCTGTACTGCCTCGACGCGGTGACGACCGTCTCGCTGGAATGGCGGCCGTGGTCGGTGGAAGCGGCGCGGCGCCGGATCCGAGGCGCGCAGCGCCACTACTTCTCGCGCCGCTACTCGATGATGGCGCACGCCCAGGACGCCCAGGGCACGGCGGCGGCAATGGTCGATTCCGCGGCGGCCGCCGAGTCCGACCGTCTGGGAGCGGCGCTCGTCGAACTCGAAGCCGACGGCGTGGCCTACGGCGAGGCGTCGCTCACCGTCGCGCTCCACGGCGAACTCGAAGGGATCGAACGGCTGGACGGCGATGTGCGGCGGCTGTTCGCCGCGCACGACGCGAAGGTCATCCGGGAGGGCTACGGCCAGATGCCCGCGTGGTTCGCCCGGCTCCCGGCGCAGCCGCGCAAGCGGCAGGTGCGGAAGGTGTTCGTGTCGGCGGGCGTCGCCGCGTGCCTCGCGCCCGTGTTCGGGCCGCCCAAGGGGAACCGTAGGAGCCGCCATCTGGACCGCGAGCCGCTGGCGGTGTTCGAGACCCCGTGGCGCACGGCGTACCGCTACGACCTGTTCGCGGGCGACGTAGGCCACACGCTGATCCTGGGCGCGACGGGCTCGGGCAAGAGCTTTACGCTCAACTTCCTGCTGGTCGAGGCGCTCAAGTACGATCCGCGCATCCTGATCCTGGACCTCGGCGGCTCGTACCGCTGGCTGACCCGGTTCCTCGGGGGCCGGTATCTGGAGCTCGCGCCCGGCGAGGCGGAGCCCACGCTCCGGCTCACGCCCTTCGCGCTGCCCCCGACCACGAGGACGTTCC
This Candidatus Palauibacter australiensis DNA region includes the following protein-coding sequences:
- a CDS encoding AlpA family phage regulatory protein; its protein translation is MTRKPKEKRTRPTTRLLRVSEVQALTGLARSTIYAWSAQDRFPSPIRLSPRAARWIEADVKQWLREWVARG
- a CDS encoding TrbC/VirB2 family protein; the encoded protein is MKTLLTTMRAGAWAVLLMLTPGALMAQGTSPWVDAVNELQTQFTGPIARGLSLIAIVVGGLMFAFGEGGSKRTLAGIIFGIGMAVGAVNFLGWLF
- a CDS encoding VirB3 family type IV secretion system protein, encoding MRGVTRWAGYAALNRPLTVLGVERRLFLLGATLAVAVWNATASLVAGGVVFAGCYGAGWLAGRRDPAMLAVLRTAARYPARIDPGKWADEPWHLRIRTDSK
- a CDS encoding DUF87 domain-containing protein, with the translated sequence MASPHPDGLEVRVAEERRAYEAAGSLAEELPYWGWLDDGCTCLTRSGELVAAGRIRPAVTDGRTPEQVDRVLGLWQRLMSGLSSDTRLQFHMLRRPGLAEGPDDGGSDIASLSGRKRSAFLAGRVQRLEAFVVWSHDPGLRPAGGGSGPGPLSRFKRLRKRGGKTATSYLASEIEAAAGRFRAMIDAGRSLVAEHTPVEMLGAVEASRLLSELVNRPGTFWDGATGSGMNWRLALSELEAERSHLRLDGEPVILYSLLSPPGQAHANLLRDLYCLDAVTTVSLEWRPWSVEAARRRIRGAQRHYFSRRYSMMAHAQDAQGTAAAMVDSAAAAESDRLGAALVELEADGVAYGEASLTVALHGELEGIERLDGDVRRLFAAHDAKVIREGYGQMPAWFARLPAQPRKRQVRKVFVSAGVAACLAPVFGPPKGNRRSRHLDREPLAVFETPWRTAYRYDLFAGDVGHTLILGATGSGKSFTLNFLLVEALKYDPRILILDLGGSYRWLTRFLGGRYLELAPGEAEPTLRLTPFALPPTTRTFQFLTGWVLRLLKLGGYEADGADTSEIRARIEDLYALGTERRTLRVLAGSLPSAMWPALSRWT